Below is a genomic region from Pirellulales bacterium.
ATCATCAGGATAGAGGACATCGCCCGCCAATTGCTCGAGAACGAAGCGCGAGTAAGGCTTGTCGGCGTTCAATGAATCGATCACGTAGTCGCGGTACGGCCAGGCATTCGGCCGGGGCTTGTCCTTGTCGTAGCCGTGCGACTCGCCGTAATGAACGACGTCGAGCCAGTAGCGTCCCCACCGCTCGCCGTAGCGAGGAGACGCGAGCAGGCGGTCGACTAATTGCTCGTAGGCGTCGGGCCGCGCGTCGGCAATAAAAGCATCGATCTCCTCGGGCGACGGCGGCAAACCGTGCAGGTCGAAGGTCAAACGGCGGATCAGCGTGCGGCGATCGGCCTCGGCAGCATGCCGCAGGCCCAGTTCGTTCTGCTTTTGCAAGATAAAGGCGTCGATCGGCGTGCGGACCCAGTCGGAGCTGACCTCTGGCACGGCCGGACGCACAAGCGGCGCCAGCGACCACCACGGGCCCGACTTGCTGCGGTCTTCGAGCGTGACGTTCGCGGGCCACGTCGCGCCGGCTGTCACCCACTGGCGAATCGCAGCCACATCGGCCGCCGAAAGCCGTGGCTGGCCTTTGGGCATCTCGGGCTCGTCGCCGCTTACGTACGTAACGAGCAAGCTTTCGTCTGGCTTACCCGGCACAATGGCCGGACCACTTTCGCCGCCGCTCAACGACGCTTGGGCAGTAACCAGCGAGAGACCGCCCTTGGGTTCGTCGCCGCTGTGACAAGAGAGGCATCGACGCTCGAAGATCGGCGCGACCGTGTCTCGAAACAGCTTCTCGCCCTGAGATGTCGTAGCAGCCGGCTCGGCGCGCGCAACTGCAGCCAGGCAGAATACGACTGCAAGAGATATTGCATTAAAACGCATGACGAGGAATCCGCGCCAGCCAGAAATCTGCAAGCAACGCCTGGGGGACACCGCTTGCCAGGATAACACGCGGCGTCCGGCGAGACCAAACTTGTGGCTGCACAGACTGATTGTGAACCGGCATACGACGCGATATGATCGCGGCGCCACGTCTTGTTCGGTCCGGCCGCGTGTTCATGCGGCCGATCAATGCCCCTTCTTTCGATCCATTGCTCGCGAGGTTATCGCATGGCTGCCAAACGTACCGACGGCATGCTCAAGCCCGGCTCTTTCGACGGCAAAACCATCGTCATCACCGGCGGTGGGACCGGACTTGGTAAATCGGTCGGACAATACCTGCTGTCGCTCGGCGCGAACCTGGTCATCTGCGGCCGCCGGAAAGAGGTCATCGAGCAGACAGCCGCCGAGCTGGCCAAGGAGTCGGGACGGGACGTGCTGGGCGCAGCCTGCGATGTGCGCGTGCCCGAGCAGGTCGATGCCTTGGTCGCGGCGGCGTACGGGCGCTTTGGCGCGGTGGACGGTCTGATCAACAACGCAGCCGGCAATTTTATCTGCCCCACCGAGCGACTGTCGTACAACGCCGTGAACACGGTCGTCGATATCGTGCTCAAGGGGAGCTACAACTGCACGCTGGCGTTCGGCAAGCGTTGGATCGCCGAGAAGCATCCGGCCACGGTACTGTCGATCAGCACGACCTATGCCTGGACCGGGTCGGGCTACGTCGTACCCTCGGCGATGGGAAAAGCGGGCGTGTTGATCATGACGCGCTCGCTGGCGGCCGAATGGGGTAAATACGGCATCCGTCTGAACGCGATCGCGCCCGGTCCTTTTCCAACCGAAGGGGCCTGGTCGCGGTTGATGCCGCCGGGCATGGACGGCATGTTCGCTTCGGAGAACCGCATCCCACTGGGCAGGCTCGGCGAGCATCAGGAACTGGCCAATCTAGCCGCCTACCTGCTGAGCGAGTACAGCGCGTACATCACCGGCACTTGCGTCACGATCGACGGGGGCGAATGGCTGCGCGGGGCGGGCGAGTTCAACGCCCTGGAAGCGGTCACAAGCGAACAATGGGACGCGTTACAGGCGGCGATGAAGCCGAAGAAGAAGTAATGGCCATTTTGTTTTCCCCTCCGTGTTTCCCGTGATTCCGCGGTGCAAACACCGCTTTCTGCCCGGCCGCACTCGCGTTGACCCATCCGGCAAAACGACCTAGAATCGAGTGAGCCTTTCATTCGCAATTCATTGACTCGTTTGGGTTTAGCGTTACGGAGCGCGGCATGGCCGCTAGCCCCACTGTGGCCCCTCGGCTCGATCCCCGCCGCGCGCCCTGGATGCGCTTCAGCATCCCGTCCTGGCTCGTGTCGCTGGTGTTCCACGCCACGCTCCTGGTTGTCTTGATGTTAA
It encodes:
- a CDS encoding DUF1549 domain-containing protein gives rise to the protein MRFNAISLAVVFCLAAVARAEPAATTSQGEKLFRDTVAPIFERRCLSCHSGDEPKGGLSLVTAQASLSGGESGPAIVPGKPDESLLVTYVSGDEPEMPKGQPRLSAADVAAIRQWVTAGATWPANVTLEDRSKSGPWWSLAPLVRPAVPEVSSDWVRTPIDAFILQKQNELGLRHAAEADRRTLIRRLTFDLHGLPPSPEEIDAFIADARPDAYEQLVDRLLASPRYGERWGRYWLDVVHYGESHGYDKDKPRPNAWPYRDYVIDSLNADKPYSRFVLEQLAGDVLYPDD
- a CDS encoding SDR family oxidoreductase, encoding MAAKRTDGMLKPGSFDGKTIVITGGGTGLGKSVGQYLLSLGANLVICGRRKEVIEQTAAELAKESGRDVLGAACDVRVPEQVDALVAAAYGRFGAVDGLINNAAGNFICPTERLSYNAVNTVVDIVLKGSYNCTLAFGKRWIAEKHPATVLSISTTYAWTGSGYVVPSAMGKAGVLIMTRSLAAEWGKYGIRLNAIAPGPFPTEGAWSRLMPPGMDGMFASENRIPLGRLGEHQELANLAAYLLSEYSAYITGTCVTIDGGEWLRGAGEFNALEAVTSEQWDALQAAMKPKKK